One window from the genome of Echinicola vietnamensis DSM 17526 encodes:
- a CDS encoding FecR family protein — MKRDKNILKYRDYELEDFLGDTFFIAWAKDPKGDGEHFWEKWIAENPGKRQMVMEAASLIRSVGYQNRPQLSDSAYLEIFENVLRTEPRKESKDRLPKEKTDWRTWLGIQKVAAAVLFAFCAWAVTQVYVISPETEEDPLPVLWEISENPAGVRSTLNMGDGSTISLNASSKLSFPEHFSDTVRLVKLEGEAFFDIEEDGRPFIVDLGNTMVEVMGTTFNVRNPKNGELAVALISGKVKVKDDAGNQVILNPSEMLRFHQNGDRSLTSFDPLEVTGWKNKVLVFRKADKDEIIRKIRDWYGVEVSCDPRIDHSWAYSGEYKNESLENVLKGIKRALGIEYEVKGKQVIIKPRAL, encoded by the coding sequence ATGAAAAGAGATAAAAACATATTGAAATACAGGGACTATGAGCTGGAAGACTTTCTGGGTGATACGTTTTTCATTGCTTGGGCGAAGGATCCGAAGGGTGACGGAGAACACTTTTGGGAAAAGTGGATTGCTGAAAACCCCGGAAAGCGGCAAATGGTCATGGAAGCAGCGTCCCTCATCCGTTCAGTGGGGTATCAAAATCGCCCACAGCTGTCGGATAGTGCCTATTTGGAGATTTTTGAGAATGTATTGCGTACCGAGCCCCGAAAGGAAAGTAAAGACCGCCTTCCAAAAGAAAAAACGGATTGGCGCACTTGGCTAGGGATTCAGAAGGTTGCTGCAGCGGTCCTGTTTGCCTTTTGTGCATGGGCCGTCACCCAAGTATATGTGATTTCTCCCGAAACGGAAGAGGATCCCCTTCCGGTTTTGTGGGAAATCAGTGAAAATCCTGCTGGAGTCCGCTCCACCCTGAACATGGGAGATGGCAGTACCATCAGCCTCAATGCCAGCAGTAAACTGTCTTTTCCGGAGCATTTTTCAGATACGGTCCGTCTGGTAAAGCTGGAGGGAGAAGCTTTTTTTGATATTGAAGAAGATGGCAGGCCTTTTATCGTCGACCTAGGGAATACCATGGTAGAAGTGATGGGGACGACTTTTAATGTCCGCAACCCTAAAAATGGTGAATTGGCCGTGGCCTTGATATCCGGAAAAGTCAAGGTAAAGGATGATGCCGGCAACCAAGTGATCTTAAACCCTTCCGAAATGCTAAGATTCCATCAAAACGGTGATCGCTCCCTGACGAGTTTTGACCCATTGGAAGTCACGGGATGGAAGAATAAGGTCTTGGTTTTCAGAAAGGCTGACAAAGATGAAATCATTCGAAAAATCCGTGATTGGTACGGAGTGGAAGTGAGCTGTGATCCTCGCATCGATCATTCCTGGGCATACTCTGGGGAATATAAAAATGAGTCCCTTGAAAATGTCCTTAAAGGCATCAAAAGGGCACTTGGCATTGAATACGAGGTCAAAGGAAAACAGGTGATCATAAAACCCAGAGCCCTTTGA
- a CDS encoding RNA polymerase sigma factor: protein MKPKKAPEITDKYQIRYSEKEYLDMADELVWASFNKGNESTFSFLYKNYAADLFAFGYQFCGDAHLVEDCIQNLFIYLRKRRGSLGEVHSIKSYLFKCIRCEITKRLKERGLLRDADEILHHKAFALSLSPETILIESEHREQQQKRINHALSQLTLRQRQALLLLYEEEMTYSQIAEVMGFTEVKSARKLVYRALSSLKEIFLKK, encoded by the coding sequence ATGAAACCCAAAAAAGCACCTGAAATAACCGATAAATACCAAATTCGGTATTCCGAAAAGGAGTACTTGGATATGGCTGATGAATTGGTGTGGGCGTCCTTTAACAAGGGCAACGAATCCACCTTCAGTTTCCTTTATAAAAACTACGCGGCGGACTTGTTCGCTTTTGGTTATCAATTTTGCGGCGATGCCCATTTAGTGGAAGATTGTATCCAAAATCTTTTTATATACCTCCGAAAAAGGAGAGGAAGTCTAGGAGAGGTGCACAGCATCAAATCCTACCTTTTTAAATGTATCCGCTGCGAAATCACCAAAAGATTAAAAGAAAGAGGATTGCTCCGGGATGCTGATGAAATACTTCATCACAAGGCTTTTGCCCTTTCACTTTCCCCAGAGACGATCCTGATAGAATCCGAACATCGAGAACAACAGCAAAAAAGAATCAATCACGCATTGTCCCAGTTGACCCTGCGGCAACGCCAAGCGCTATTGTTGCTTTATGAAGAAGAAATGACCTATAGTCAAATTGCAGAAGTGATGGGCTTTACAGAGGTGAAATCAGCCAGAAAACTCGTCTACAGAGCACTTTCAAGTTTGAAAGAAATCTTCCTTAAAAAGTGA
- a CDS encoding capsule assembly Wzi family protein: MFTNLKKGIGAMLVFASMAYSAKAQSTNLNAPFLKEYLRRQQLIGNFNPNYSLTILPLTPEVTDLQVTGHKKNGWYEELYGQKRALSFGRGKGSIKMLPEMVRGQYNSDYAFGVNDGAMIPNAGLQTLISAGFYVRYGALSLQFQPELLTAQNLPYEGFPQQHWGSTWDQYYEWLNTTDIVERFGPYAYVEYLLGQSHLKYHYKDLAIGISTESIWWGPGRRNSLLMSNNAPGFLHATLETTKPIETNIGRFEGQLIAGKLRNSGYLPPGSDYTFRQTPLYIPKRDEDERYLAGIIVNYQPKWLPGLTLGYSSVSQMYRADMDSFGDYLPIFNGAKRPANVVDLDAEQRNQLSAGFFRWASPGKLFEFYGEYGTNGNSKTFREMFMYPDLNRAFTLGFTKYIQLKDPSTFLGVQLETTQTGQSVRENILAKESWYTHPYVRHGYTNNGQVMGAGNGPGSNVIFAEVSWNRNFTKLGIQMERIVYNNDFYYKRFEEIKDWRRKYVDLVPSFVAEWQVYRFLVSAKFQYVKTLNYKWYLENSTDGTYWVPGLDKDNMVGHFSLMYLLK, from the coding sequence ATGTTTACCAATTTAAAGAAGGGGATAGGGGCCATGCTTGTTTTTGCGTCGATGGCCTATTCTGCCAAGGCGCAATCGACCAACTTAAACGCCCCTTTTCTCAAGGAATATTTAAGAAGACAGCAGCTGATCGGGAATTTTAACCCTAACTATTCCCTGACCATCCTTCCCTTGACCCCCGAAGTGACCGATTTGCAGGTTACCGGGCACAAGAAGAACGGCTGGTATGAGGAGCTTTATGGGCAAAAGCGGGCCCTGTCTTTTGGCCGAGGGAAGGGCAGCATCAAAATGCTTCCAGAAATGGTCAGGGGCCAGTACAACTCGGATTATGCTTTTGGTGTCAATGACGGGGCGATGATTCCCAATGCCGGATTGCAGACCTTGATCAGTGCAGGGTTTTATGTGCGGTATGGGGCATTGAGTTTACAATTTCAACCCGAGCTTTTGACTGCACAGAATTTGCCGTACGAAGGCTTTCCGCAGCAGCACTGGGGATCCACCTGGGACCAATATTACGAATGGCTGAATACTACTGATATTGTGGAACGCTTTGGCCCTTATGCCTATGTGGAATACCTGCTGGGGCAATCGCACCTTAAATACCATTACAAAGATTTGGCGATCGGCATCTCCACTGAGAGTATTTGGTGGGGGCCGGGGAGGAGGAATTCCCTTTTGATGAGCAATAACGCCCCGGGCTTTTTGCATGCCACCCTGGAAACTACCAAGCCCATCGAAACCAATATAGGGCGTTTTGAGGGGCAATTGATTGCGGGGAAACTGAGGAATTCGGGCTATCTTCCTCCAGGATCGGATTATACCTTCAGACAAACGCCCTTGTATATTCCCAAACGGGATGAGGATGAGCGGTATTTGGCGGGCATTATCGTTAATTATCAGCCCAAATGGTTGCCGGGGCTAACCTTGGGCTATTCCAGTGTTTCACAGATGTACCGCGCAGATATGGACAGTTTTGGGGATTATTTGCCCATTTTCAATGGGGCCAAAAGACCGGCCAATGTTGTGGACCTGGATGCAGAACAGCGCAATCAGCTGAGTGCCGGCTTTTTCAGATGGGCCAGTCCCGGAAAATTGTTTGAGTTTTACGGGGAATATGGCACAAACGGAAACAGTAAAACCTTTCGCGAGATGTTCATGTACCCAGACCTGAACCGGGCTTTTACGTTGGGATTTACCAAATATATTCAGTTGAAAGATCCGTCCACGTTTCTGGGTGTTCAGTTAGAAACCACCCAGACAGGGCAATCGGTTCGGGAAAATATTCTGGCCAAAGAGAGCTGGTATACGCATCCATATGTCCGTCACGGATACACCAACAATGGCCAGGTCATGGGAGCCGGCAATGGGCCAGGGAGTAATGTGATCTTTGCAGAAGTTAGCTGGAACAGAAATTTCACTAAACTGGGCATTCAAATGGAGCGGATCGTGTATAACAATGATTTTTACTATAAACGTTTTGAAGAAATCAAGGACTGGAGACGAAAGTATGTGGATTTGGTGCCTTCATTCGTAGCCGAATGGCAAGTGTACCGCTTTTTGGTATCAGCAAAGTTCCAGTACGTCAAAACCCTAAATTATAAATGGTACCTTGAAAACAGCACCGATGGAACATATTGGGTCCCGGGATTGGACAAGGACAATATGGTAGGACATTTTAGTTTAATGTACTTGCTGAAGTAG
- a CDS encoding DUF4301 family protein, translated as MEAFSEKISIQGKSLPAVKAQIDRFAKGFPYLSIVRPAQATDGIKVLSTDQISRLGKDFLAQRDRLAMVKFVPASGAASRMFKKLFEFLDGDGYLAHNQEAETFIKHLRNFPFYEDLEQSLGKVGSYAGLALQDKDFKLIISQFLLDSGLGYVNLPKGLVKFHRYDDHERTPVHEHFVEGLQYGVGKDRKVHLHFTVSNEHLEAFNAECNRVKAVLEKEHDITFEVSFSQQKASTDTIAVNVDNTPFLKDDGTLLFRPGGHGALLSNLEDIDGDVIFIKNIDNVAGERGGKVSSEYKMAMGGLLLNLQQQVFDYLDALEEGEEGVEAAIEEFLQQELCVVLPKAYWGSALMERRSFLKSKLERPIRICGMVRNTGEPGGGPFWTQNHDGSISLQIAEKAQIDPKHQEALLMESTHFNPVDLVCSIKRRDGRNFSLPQFADSDAGLISEKSLNGKALKALELPGLWNGGMSDWNTIFVEVPLETFTPVKTINDLLREAHQPMVKMEK; from the coding sequence ATGGAAGCATTTTCAGAAAAGATTTCTATTCAAGGTAAATCCTTGCCGGCAGTGAAGGCGCAGATTGACCGATTTGCTAAAGGATTTCCTTATTTGTCTATTGTCCGTCCAGCCCAGGCTACCGATGGGATCAAGGTGCTGTCGACGGATCAAATCAGCAGGCTAGGAAAGGATTTTCTGGCCCAGCGCGATCGTCTTGCCATGGTCAAATTTGTCCCGGCAAGTGGAGCGGCATCAAGAATGTTCAAAAAGCTCTTCGAGTTCTTGGATGGAGACGGCTACTTGGCCCATAACCAAGAAGCCGAAACCTTCATCAAGCACTTGCGTAATTTTCCATTTTATGAAGACCTGGAGCAAAGCTTGGGCAAAGTGGGGAGCTATGCAGGACTGGCATTGCAGGACAAAGACTTTAAATTGATCATTTCCCAATTTTTACTCGACAGTGGCCTGGGCTATGTAAACTTGCCAAAGGGCCTGGTGAAGTTTCATCGCTACGATGACCATGAAAGGACTCCCGTGCACGAACATTTCGTGGAAGGCCTTCAATATGGTGTGGGCAAGGACAGGAAGGTTCACTTGCATTTCACCGTTTCTAATGAGCATTTGGAAGCGTTTAATGCAGAATGCAACCGGGTGAAAGCTGTATTGGAAAAAGAACATGACATCACTTTTGAGGTGAGTTTTTCACAGCAAAAGGCTTCTACGGATACCATTGCGGTCAACGTGGACAATACCCCTTTTCTCAAAGATGATGGGACCTTGTTGTTTAGGCCAGGAGGACATGGGGCCTTGCTCAGCAACCTGGAAGACATCGATGGAGACGTGATCTTTATCAAAAACATCGACAATGTAGCCGGAGAACGGGGCGGTAAGGTTTCCAGTGAGTATAAAATGGCCATGGGCGGATTACTTCTGAACCTCCAGCAGCAGGTATTTGATTATTTGGACGCCTTGGAAGAAGGTGAAGAAGGCGTGGAAGCAGCTATAGAGGAGTTTTTACAGCAGGAACTGTGTGTGGTGTTGCCGAAAGCCTATTGGGGAAGTGCATTGATGGAACGACGGTCCTTTCTTAAAAGCAAGCTGGAACGGCCCATCCGCATTTGTGGGATGGTGCGAAATACAGGCGAGCCCGGTGGAGGACCGTTCTGGACCCAAAACCACGACGGGTCAATTTCCCTTCAAATTGCCGAAAAGGCACAAATTGATCCAAAGCACCAGGAAGCCTTATTGATGGAAAGCACCCATTTCAATCCAGTAGACTTGGTTTGTTCCATTAAAAGGCGCGATGGCCGAAACTTCTCCCTACCACAGTTTGCGGATTCCGATGCAGGATTGATCAGTGAAAAATCCCTGAATGGGAAGGCCCTGAAAGCCTTGGAATTGCCGGGTTTGTGGAATGGGGGCATGTCCGATTGGAATACCATTTTTGTAGAAGTGCCATTGGAGACTTTTACACCAGTAAAAACCATCAATGACCTCTTACGGGAAGCGCACCAGCCTATGGTGAAAATGGAAAAATAG
- a CDS encoding UDP-glucose 6-dehydrogenase — translation MKVKKICCIGAGYVGGPTMAVIAQKCPDIYVTVVDINEERIKAWNDENLDNLPVYEPGLDKVVAEARGRNLRFCTNVEGAIQEADMIFISVNTPTKTYGEGKGQAADLKWIELCARQIAAAAESDKIVVEKSTLPVRTAEAIRDILENTGNGTKFQILSNPEFLAEGTAIEDLMDPDRVLIGGDTKTPEGLEAMEALVEVYGHWVPREKILTTNVWSSELSKLTANAFLAQRVSSINALSELCESTEADINEVSRAIGTDSRIGNKFLKASVGFGGSCFQKDILNLVYISRSYGLTSVADYWEQVIKINDHQKGRFAKNIIRSLYNTVSGKKIAFLGWAFKKDTNDTRESAAIYVADHLLNEDAKVTVFDPKVKEEQMYSDLDYLNSRNKVDNRKLMKAEHCPYEACKGAHAVAVLTEWDEFVDYDWQKIYDNMLKPAQVFDGRSVLDKQKLRDIGFRVYTIGTT, via the coding sequence ATGAAAGTCAAAAAAATATGTTGTATTGGTGCCGGATACGTAGGTGGTCCCACCATGGCTGTAATTGCCCAGAAATGTCCTGATATCTACGTGACCGTAGTGGACATCAATGAAGAAAGAATCAAAGCTTGGAACGACGAGAATTTGGACAACCTGCCGGTGTACGAACCCGGTTTGGACAAGGTAGTCGCCGAGGCCAGGGGCAGAAACCTTCGGTTCTGCACCAATGTGGAAGGAGCCATCCAGGAAGCCGACATGATCTTTATCTCTGTCAATACTCCGACCAAGACCTATGGAGAAGGAAAAGGCCAAGCTGCGGACCTGAAGTGGATTGAGCTCTGCGCGCGACAAATCGCCGCCGCCGCCGAATCGGATAAGATCGTAGTGGAAAAATCCACCTTGCCCGTTAGGACTGCAGAAGCCATTCGGGATATCCTGGAAAATACCGGTAACGGGACCAAATTCCAGATACTTTCCAATCCGGAGTTTTTGGCAGAAGGAACGGCCATAGAGGATCTAATGGATCCAGACCGTGTGCTGATCGGTGGGGACACCAAAACACCCGAAGGACTGGAGGCCATGGAGGCACTTGTAGAGGTATACGGCCATTGGGTGCCGAGAGAGAAAATCCTAACGACCAATGTATGGTCTTCAGAGCTCTCTAAGCTTACAGCCAATGCTTTTTTGGCCCAGCGGGTATCCTCTATCAATGCCTTGTCTGAGTTATGCGAAAGCACAGAAGCGGATATCAATGAAGTTTCCAGGGCCATCGGAACGGACAGCCGAATAGGCAACAAATTTCTCAAGGCCTCTGTAGGGTTTGGGGGCTCTTGTTTTCAGAAAGACATCCTTAATTTGGTGTATATCAGCAGAAGCTATGGATTGACCAGTGTAGCCGATTACTGGGAGCAGGTCATCAAGATCAATGACCACCAAAAAGGAAGGTTTGCGAAGAACATCATCCGTTCGTTGTACAATACGGTCAGTGGCAAAAAGATCGCTTTTCTGGGCTGGGCCTTTAAGAAAGATACCAATGATACCCGGGAATCCGCTGCCATCTATGTGGCTGACCACTTGCTCAATGAGGACGCCAAGGTAACGGTCTTTGACCCTAAGGTAAAAGAAGAGCAGATGTACAGCGACTTGGATTACCTTAATTCCAGGAACAAGGTAGATAACAGAAAACTCATGAAAGCAGAGCACTGTCCCTATGAGGCTTGTAAGGGCGCTCATGCCGTGGCGGTACTTACCGAATGGGACGAGTTTGTCGATTACGATTGGCAAAAAATCTACGATAACATGTTAAAGCCTGCCCAGGTCTTTGATGGAAGAAGTGTACTGGATAAGCAAAAGTTAAGGGACATTGGTTTCCGGGTGTATACCATTGGAACGACGTGA
- a CDS encoding heparinase II/III domain-containing protein, producing MAVEKVTLTFLKRSMTIFGLCWMLLGGVPLYVVAQDLPGANGIPAHPRILLQKGRKETVHEACRKEGCWKTLDEMVKKTARELLDEPVTSFHYRGKTMLPQARELFRKIFYLSYAYQFTGEVDFAKRGIQEVLHACTLDSWNPQVFLDVAEMTMAVSLAYDWLYHQMDVQEREQVKKSLVEKGILPSYDDAFNQFLALDNNWNQVCNAAMVWASIAIYDEAPELAMNTIKRSLDSSQLPMSTYGENGGFPEGLMYWTYGTTFHTLMLAALEPIMHDQIAAYYSPGFLASGQFFVHMIANSGDAFNWSDALEKHYLNPAIFWMAATTGDPSLLWNEKKVLENMDFKGLPQSRMLPAVILLGTEFMPEDIPAPSSKAWRGKGDNEVVTMRTSWQDANGIFLGLKLGNAHEHHAHMDMGAFVLEADGVRWAMDMGMQDYHSLSSKKVNLWDSSQHGGRWTVFRHNNYGHNTLTLDDSLMDVEGKAKLMDYNDTGTFRFAVGDLTDVFLRKDRKVMRGVGIKEDKLVIIRDEISSSPEPVSIRWQMVTPAKVRIQGNKALLKKDGEHLSMIVKSSTPTKIKMWPAHKQKAYDAPNKGVNIVGFELLVPEGKPAAIEVLLIPGSSEASLSSPSLSLSEWK from the coding sequence TTGGCGGTAGAGAAAGTTACGTTGACCTTCTTAAAGCGTAGCATGACCATTTTCGGGCTTTGCTGGATGCTGCTGGGGGGTGTCCCCCTATATGTCGTGGCGCAAGACCTGCCAGGGGCAAATGGTATCCCTGCCCATCCTAGAATCCTCTTACAGAAAGGTAGAAAAGAAACGGTCCATGAGGCGTGCAGGAAAGAGGGCTGTTGGAAGACGCTGGATGAGATGGTGAAAAAGACAGCAAGGGAGCTACTGGATGAACCGGTCACTTCTTTCCATTATCGGGGCAAAACCATGTTGCCACAAGCCAGGGAGCTATTTAGGAAAATCTTTTACCTTAGCTATGCCTATCAGTTTACCGGGGAAGTTGATTTTGCGAAAAGGGGAATCCAAGAAGTATTACATGCCTGTACCTTGGACAGTTGGAATCCACAGGTGTTTTTAGATGTGGCAGAGATGACCATGGCCGTATCCTTGGCCTATGATTGGTTGTATCATCAAATGGATGTTCAAGAGCGGGAACAGGTTAAGAAATCCCTGGTGGAGAAGGGAATATTGCCATCTTATGACGATGCTTTCAATCAGTTTTTAGCATTGGACAATAACTGGAACCAAGTATGTAACGCAGCGATGGTGTGGGCCTCCATCGCGATCTATGATGAGGCACCAGAACTGGCGATGAACACTATAAAGCGCTCACTGGATAGCAGCCAGCTGCCCATGTCCACCTATGGAGAAAACGGTGGTTTTCCTGAGGGGCTGATGTACTGGACCTACGGGACGACCTTTCATACGCTGATGTTAGCAGCCTTGGAGCCGATCATGCATGATCAGATAGCAGCTTATTATTCACCGGGATTTTTAGCTTCCGGGCAGTTCTTCGTGCACATGATTGCCAATTCAGGGGATGCATTCAATTGGAGCGATGCCCTTGAAAAGCACTACCTAAATCCCGCGATATTTTGGATGGCAGCAACTACAGGTGATCCCTCACTGCTGTGGAACGAAAAGAAGGTTTTGGAGAATATGGACTTTAAAGGGCTGCCTCAATCAAGGATGCTTCCTGCCGTTATATTGCTGGGAACGGAATTTATGCCCGAGGATATCCCTGCTCCTTCATCGAAGGCTTGGAGGGGAAAAGGGGATAACGAAGTGGTCACCATGCGTACCTCATGGCAGGATGCCAACGGGATTTTTTTGGGACTAAAACTGGGGAATGCCCATGAGCATCATGCCCATATGGATATGGGAGCATTTGTCTTAGAGGCGGATGGTGTAAGGTGGGCGATGGACATGGGCATGCAAGACTACCATTCTCTTTCATCAAAAAAAGTAAACCTGTGGGACAGCAGTCAGCATGGTGGACGCTGGACAGTTTTTAGGCACAATAACTATGGCCATAATACGCTTACCCTGGACGATTCCCTAATGGATGTGGAAGGAAAGGCCAAGTTAATGGATTATAACGATACGGGTACTTTTCGCTTTGCGGTGGGCGACTTGACAGATGTTTTTCTCAGGAAAGACCGTAAAGTGATGCGTGGGGTGGGGATTAAGGAAGATAAGCTAGTCATTATCAGAGATGAAATCAGCAGTTCCCCTGAGCCCGTCAGCATCAGATGGCAAATGGTCACACCGGCCAAGGTAAGGATCCAAGGGAACAAAGCCCTCTTGAAGAAAGATGGAGAGCACCTGAGCATGATCGTGAAGTCTTCCACACCCACCAAAATCAAGATGTGGCCGGCCCATAAGCAAAAAGCATATGATGCCCCCAATAAAGGCGTCAACATAGTAGGGTTTGAACTTTTGGTTCCTGAAGGGAAGCCAGCAGCCATTGAGGTGCTGCTCATACCGGGCTCTTCAGAAGCTTCATTGTCCAGCCCCTCTCTTTCCCTTTCTGAATGGAAGTGA
- a CDS encoding MBOAT family O-acyltransferase, with product MLFNSLDFAIFLPLVFFCYWFVFQKNIKQQNLLLLVSSYVFYGWWDWRFLSLILFSTVLDYLIGRRMDKAEQETTRKWLLACSVLVNLGFLGFFKYYNFFADSFTEMFSFFGQSIHPRAISIVLPVGISFYTFQTLSYSIDVYKRKLEPARDFVSFATFVSFFPQLVAGPIERATHLLPQFYRRRKFDYMLAADGTKQILWGFFKKVVIADNCAEYVNVIFQNYQEYSASTLVLGAVMFAFQIYGDFSGYSDIAIGVSRLFGFDLMKNFAFPYFSRDMAEFWRRWHISLSTWFRDYLYIPLGGSRGGLGMKIRNTFIIFLVSGLWHGANWTFVIWGALNALCFLPLMLAGKNRHNLDQVAQGKLFPTFKEAGQVLLTFGVTCLAWVFFRAESVTMAVDYIANMFSPSLLVKPEVFPVRILALVALFVAIEWLGKEGDFAIQSLGLKWRRPLRYGVYYGVFILIYFAGNFSDEIEFIYFQF from the coding sequence ATGCTGTTTAATTCACTTGATTTTGCAATCTTTTTGCCACTGGTGTTTTTTTGCTATTGGTTTGTCTTTCAGAAAAACATCAAGCAACAAAACCTCTTGTTATTGGTCTCCAGCTATGTGTTTTATGGTTGGTGGGATTGGCGATTTTTGTCCTTGATTCTATTCAGCACGGTATTGGATTACCTGATTGGAAGGAGGATGGACAAGGCCGAGCAAGAAACCACTCGAAAATGGCTGTTGGCCTGTAGTGTCTTGGTTAACCTAGGCTTTTTAGGTTTCTTTAAGTACTATAATTTCTTTGCGGACAGTTTTACGGAGATGTTCAGTTTCTTTGGCCAATCCATCCACCCGCGAGCCATCAGCATTGTGCTTCCTGTGGGGATCAGCTTTTACACTTTCCAGACCCTCAGCTATTCGATCGATGTGTACAAGCGAAAACTGGAACCGGCCAGGGACTTTGTAAGCTTTGCTACATTCGTCAGTTTTTTTCCCCAGCTGGTGGCAGGCCCCATCGAAAGGGCGACACATTTACTGCCCCAATTTTACAGGCGTCGTAAGTTTGATTATATGCTGGCGGCAGATGGCACCAAGCAGATCCTTTGGGGTTTTTTTAAGAAAGTGGTCATCGCGGATAATTGTGCAGAATACGTAAATGTTATCTTCCAAAATTACCAAGAGTATTCAGCAAGTACGCTCGTTTTGGGAGCGGTCATGTTTGCTTTTCAGATTTATGGGGATTTTTCGGGTTACTCGGATATTGCGATTGGTGTGTCCCGCTTGTTTGGGTTTGACTTGATGAAGAATTTTGCCTTTCCCTATTTTTCCAGGGACATGGCAGAATTTTGGAGAAGGTGGCATATTTCCCTTTCCACGTGGTTTAGGGATTACTTGTACATCCCGCTTGGAGGCAGTCGCGGAGGACTGGGAATGAAGATCAGGAATACCTTTATCATCTTTTTGGTCAGTGGATTGTGGCATGGGGCCAATTGGACCTTTGTGATTTGGGGAGCGTTGAATGCCCTTTGTTTTTTGCCTTTAATGCTCGCAGGCAAAAATCGGCATAACCTTGACCAGGTGGCTCAAGGAAAGCTTTTTCCCACTTTTAAAGAAGCTGGACAGGTGTTGCTGACCTTTGGGGTTACGTGCTTGGCCTGGGTGTTTTTTAGGGCTGAGAGTGTCACCATGGCGGTAGATTATATAGCCAACATGTTTTCGCCTTCCCTTTTGGTGAAGCCAGAAGTGTTTCCGGTAAGGATTTTGGCTTTGGTAGCCTTGTTTGTGGCGATCGAATGGCTGGGCAAAGAAGGCGATTTTGCGATACAGTCCTTGGGACTGAAGTGGCGACGTCCCTTGCGATATGGGGTGTACTATGGCGTATTTATATTGATTTATTTCGCAGGAAATTTCTCAGACGAAATCGAGTTTATTTACTTCCAATTCTAA
- a CDS encoding WecB/TagA/CpsF family glycosyltransferase — protein MAYKLLGTEVDDFNLSSLLDFIVRSARAKERNIILSQNLHGIYTYHKSNSEQLKRLYSIAKKRIDGMPLVWLGKALGYPLSKDNRLTWVDLMDPLMERVRDEKLKVFYLGADEVSVSKGVNILRDKFSGLEITYRHGYFDTNKRSQENQAVVQLINAYAPDILIVGMGMPRQEHWILDNKDELNASVIMTCGAAIEYVAGTVSTPPRWMGRTGLEWLYRLQEDPNRFWFRYLIEPWYIFRLAASDLRNPPLKKLKT, from the coding sequence ATGGCCTATAAACTACTGGGAACAGAAGTGGATGATTTTAACTTGTCTTCACTCCTCGATTTTATTGTCCGTTCTGCAAGAGCGAAGGAGCGCAATATCATCCTAAGCCAAAACTTGCATGGGATCTATACTTACCATAAATCCAACTCAGAACAATTGAAGCGACTCTATTCCATCGCCAAGAAGCGGATCGATGGGATGCCGTTGGTTTGGCTGGGCAAGGCCTTGGGCTACCCACTTTCCAAAGACAACCGACTGACTTGGGTGGATTTAATGGATCCCCTGATGGAAAGGGTAAGGGATGAAAAACTCAAGGTCTTTTACTTGGGAGCCGATGAAGTCAGTGTATCCAAAGGAGTCAATATCCTGAGGGATAAATTTTCGGGACTGGAAATTACGTATCGTCATGGATATTTTGACACGAACAAGCGCAGCCAAGAAAATCAAGCCGTCGTTCAGTTGATCAATGCATATGCGCCCGATATTCTTATTGTGGGAATGGGGATGCCAAGGCAGGAGCACTGGATCCTTGATAACAAGGATGAGCTAAATGCCTCCGTGATCATGACCTGTGGAGCAGCCATAGAATATGTGGCAGGAACAGTCAGTACGCCACCACGGTGGATGGGCAGAACGGGACTGGAGTGGCTCTACCGACTGCAGGAAGATCCCAATAGGTTTTGGTTCCGTTATTTGATCGAACCATGGTACATCTTTAGGCTGGCCGCCAGTGACCTTAGGAATCCCCCGCTCAAGAAGCTGAAGACCTAA